From the Blattabacterium cuenoti genome, one window contains:
- the aroC gene encoding chorismate synthase: MSGNIFGNLFRVITFGESHGMALGGVIDGCPAGVKLNMEEIQYELNRRKPGQSSIVTQRKEFDKVDFLSGIFENKTTGTPIGFIIRNKDQKSDDYLHIKNSYRPSHSDFTYEKKYGIRDYRGGGRSSARETVCRVVAGSIAKQLMKNVKIISYVSSVGDISINKPYDKLDLSRESIENSPVRCPDPNISKMMISKIKKIKNQGDTIGGTITCIIKNLPIGIGEPVFNKLHAELGKAMLSINAVKGFEYGSGFYGTKLVGSKHNDLFNSDETTKTNLSGGIQGGISNGMDIYFKIAFKPVATIMKKQKTIDKNGNFIFIIGKGRHDPCVLPRAIPIVESMAALVLVDYWMYAKLSKYSSFIHI; this comes from the coding sequence ATGTCAGGAAATATTTTTGGAAATTTATTTAGAGTAATTACTTTTGGAGAAAGTCATGGAATGGCTTTAGGTGGGGTTATTGATGGATGTCCAGCAGGAGTTAAACTAAATATGGAAGAAATACAATATGAATTAAATAGAAGAAAACCCGGTCAGTCATCTATTGTAACACAAAGAAAAGAATTTGATAAAGTAGATTTTTTATCTGGAATTTTTGAAAATAAAACTACTGGAACTCCAATTGGTTTTATTATTAGAAACAAAGATCAAAAGTCTGACGATTATTTACATATTAAAAATTCTTATAGACCTTCTCATTCAGATTTTACTTATGAAAAAAAATATGGTATAAGAGATTATAGAGGTGGAGGAAGATCTTCTGCAAGAGAAACAGTATGCAGAGTTGTTGCAGGTTCTATAGCAAAACAATTAATGAAAAATGTAAAAATTATATCTTACGTTTCCAGTGTAGGAGATATTTCAATAAATAAACCTTATGATAAATTAGATTTATCTAGAGAATCTATAGAAAATAGTCCAGTTAGATGTCCTGATCCTAATATATCTAAAATGATGATATCTAAAATAAAAAAAATAAAGAATCAAGGAGATACAATAGGTGGGACAATTACTTGTATTATTAAAAATCTTCCAATAGGAATAGGAGAACCAGTTTTTAACAAACTTCATGCTGAATTGGGAAAAGCAATGCTATCAATTAACGCGGTTAAAGGTTTTGAGTATGGTAGTGGATTTTATGGGACTAAATTAGTTGGATCTAAACATAATGATTTATTTAATTCAGATGAAACAACTAAAACAAATTTATCTGGAGGAATACAAGGTGGAATATCAAATGGAATGGATATTTATTTTAAAATAGCTTTTAAACCTGTAGCAACAATAATGAAAAAACAAAAAACAATAGATAAAAATGGAAATTTTATTTTTATAATAGGAAAAGGCAGACATGATCCTTGTGTATTACCACGAGCTATTCCAATAGTTGAATCTATGGCCGCTTTAGTATTAGTAGACTATTGGATGTACGCAAAATTATCCAAATATTCATCATTTATACATATTTGA
- a CDS encoding 30S ribosomal protein THX: MGKGDKKTRRGKIINKTYGKLRPKQKNKKKKKK, from the coding sequence ATGGGTAAAGGAGATAAAAAAACTAGAAGAGGAAAAATAATAAATAAAACTTATGGAAAACTTAGACCTAAACAGAAAAACAAAAAAAAGAAAAAAAAATAA
- a CDS encoding MATE family efflux transporter gives MVGNLGDKALASTSLANSIFFILIIFGLGISNAISSLIASVDAKKKYKEGYIIFYHGFILNLFLSILMYGLIHVFFYIFPYLGQPKEILNNTTSFLRVIAISFIPWMLFEVFRKFSEGISLTYPSLIITWSSSIINVLLNYIFIHGSFGFPKLGLVGVAYSTLISRIIMLIGIFILLQKNKKIKNYYNYYKLIFLKKKYFYKILKIGIPSGLHTFFEISTFAISSFISGKCGVKVLAAHQIVINLASSTYLLIAGLSITATIRMSSQLSLKNYSELRIIGNSIFYMGIIFMFICSLLFIIFKEQIPYIYMKNDNEVFYIAKKMIVIASVFQIFDGLQGIILGALRGLQDVKIPMYISFFSYWIISLPTSWYLSKKIGGVGVWIGLGIGIVISAVLLFIRYNFVMNNLIKKNN, from the coding sequence ATGGTAGGTAATCTAGGAGATAAAGCCTTAGCTTCAACATCATTAGCTAATTCTATATTTTTTATATTGATAATTTTTGGATTAGGAATATCTAATGCAATTTCATCTTTAATAGCATCTGTAGATGCTAAGAAAAAATATAAAGAAGGATATATAATTTTTTATCATGGATTTATATTGAACTTATTTTTATCTATATTAATGTATGGACTAATCCATGTTTTCTTTTATATATTTCCATATTTAGGTCAGCCTAAAGAAATTTTAAACAATACTACTTCTTTTTTAAGAGTTATTGCTATTTCTTTTATTCCATGGATGTTATTCGAAGTTTTTAGAAAATTTTCAGAAGGTATATCTTTAACATATCCAAGTTTAATAATAACATGGAGTTCATCTATTATAAATGTACTGTTAAATTATATATTTATACATGGAAGTTTTGGTTTTCCAAAATTAGGACTTGTAGGTGTTGCTTATTCTACATTAATATCTCGTATTATAATGTTAATAGGTATTTTTATACTATTACAAAAAAATAAAAAAATAAAAAATTATTATAATTATTATAAATTAATTTTTCTTAAAAAAAAATATTTTTACAAAATATTAAAAATTGGGATACCCTCTGGATTACATACATTTTTCGAAATAAGTACATTTGCAATTTCTTCTTTTATATCAGGAAAATGTGGAGTAAAAGTATTAGCTGCACATCAAATAGTAATAAATTTAGCTTCATCAACTTATCTACTTATTGCTGGTCTTTCTATTACAGCAACAATTAGAATGAGTTCTCAACTATCCTTAAAAAATTATTCTGAACTCAGAATTATTGGAAATTCTATTTTTTATATGGGTATTATATTCATGTTTATATGCAGTTTATTATTTATTATTTTTAAGGAACAAATTCCTTATATATATATGAAAAATGATAATGAAGTTTTTTATATAGCAAAAAAAATGATTGTCATTGCTAGTGTATTTCAAATATTTGATGGATTACAGGGAATAATTTTAGGAGCATTAAGAGGCTTACAAGATGTAAAAATACCAATGTATATTAGTTTTTTTTCATATTGGATTATTTCTTTACCAACATCTTGGTATTTATCAAAAAAAATAGGGGGAGTAGGCGTTTGGATAGGATTAGGTATAGGTATTGTAATTTCAGCAGTTTTGCTGTTTATTAGATATAATTTTGTAATGAATAATTTAATAAAAAAAAATAATTAA
- the gcvT gene encoding glycine cleavage system aminomethyltransferase GcvT, with the protein MEQNNLKKTTLYKKHVELGAKMCEFSGFLMPLYYSSSVNEHLSVRKNAGIFDVSHMGKLVLKGKQSKKLIQYLTTNDISTIKTGQAQYTCLINKNGGIIDDLVIYKINEEEFLLIVNAINIEKNKIWINDHIKKYQKIDLIDFSQEYSLLSIQGPLSFYYLKNITKIHLHKISYYHFTIGEMFGIKNVLISRTGYTGSLIGIEIYIPNKNVEKLWNNILEIGNEKIIPCGISSRNTLRLEMGYRLYGKEISETISPIESGLSWIVKFNKEFIAKNILKKQKINRNHKKFISFYIKEGRIIPREGYLLINNEGNEIGYVTSGGYSPILKKGIGLGYMLQDIQTNHIFLEIRKKKLPVIKKKLPFIKI; encoded by the coding sequence ATGGAACAAAATAATTTAAAAAAAACTACTTTATACAAAAAACATGTTGAATTAGGAGCTAAAATGTGTGAATTTTCCGGATTCTTAATGCCTCTATACTATTCATCATCTGTAAATGAACATCTTTCTGTAAGAAAAAATGCTGGGATATTTGATGTAAGTCATATGGGAAAATTAGTTTTAAAAGGTAAACAATCAAAAAAATTGATTCAATACTTAACAACTAATGATATATCTACAATAAAAACAGGACAGGCACAATATACTTGTCTAATTAATAAAAATGGAGGAATAATTGATGATCTGGTAATTTACAAAATTAATGAAGAAGAATTTTTATTAATAGTTAATGCAATTAACATTGAAAAAAATAAAATCTGGATAAATGATCACATAAAAAAATATCAAAAAATTGATCTAATAGATTTTTCTCAAGAATACTCTTTGTTATCTATACAAGGGCCATTATCTTTTTATTATCTTAAAAACATAACAAAAATACATTTACATAAAATTTCTTACTACCATTTTACAATAGGAGAAATGTTTGGAATAAAAAATGTTCTAATATCTCGTACTGGATATACAGGGTCTCTAATAGGTATAGAAATTTATATTCCTAATAAAAATGTAGAAAAATTATGGAACAATATTTTGGAAATAGGTAATGAAAAAATTATTCCTTGTGGAATTTCTAGTAGAAATACTTTAAGATTAGAAATGGGATATCGTTTATATGGAAAAGAAATTTCTGAAACTATTTCACCTATAGAATCTGGATTATCTTGGATTGTAAAATTTAATAAAGAATTTATTGCAAAAAATATTTTAAAAAAACAAAAAATAAACAGAAATCATAAAAAATTTATATCTTTTTATATAAAAGAAGGTAGAATTATCCCTAGAGAAGGATATTTATTAATAAATAACGAAGGAAATGAAATTGGATATGTTACATCTGGTGGATATTCCCCAATATTAAAAAAAGGAATAGGATTAGGATATATGTTACAAGATATACAAACAAATCATATTTTTTTGGAAATAAGAAAAAAAAAATTACCTGTTATAAAAAAAAAATTACCATTTATTAAAATATAA
- a CDS encoding PaaI family thioesterase, with product MKKKKISVFNIEISVNNIKYVKNGTLFAKAKILHKGKTIHFIRIHIFNKKDESISFCKMTNIIIRK from the coding sequence ATAAAAAAAAAAAAAATTAGTGTTTTTAATATTGAAATATCTGTAAATAATATTAAGTATGTTAAGAATGGTACTTTATTTGCAAAAGCTAAAATACTTCATAAAGGAAAAACAATACATTTTATTAGAATACATATCTTTAATAAGAAAGATGAAAGCATAAGTTTTTGTAAGATGACAAATATAATAATAAGAAAATAA
- the nusB gene encoding transcription antitermination factor NusB, whose translation MSIRRYFRIKSMQFLYAQKLSKVDLYKVESLLINSTKKLSDLYIYFLCLILRIRNHALKLYDEYKLRSKNKNKENNNNELKINFIKNIAYNNIIKILSTNESLIKEYNSKSKKELFKKQDKWIFSFLKEMEKTNEKTIYFHELISSFEEEKKFIIKYYKFFFLFNDNLIEYLNLEKSCFLNEESNLDVAHKMVCETFFLIKKTDKDKDKYKNNYILYNTNKENKKFFLNLYRNTIIHKEKFNNIINKISNNWKVKRIATIDLIILQMAICEFLYFPNIPPKVTMNEYIEITKIFCMEKSKIFINGILDQTLKLLQKENKIFKIGKGLM comes from the coding sequence ATGTCAATTAGACGATACTTTAGAATAAAAAGTATGCAATTTTTATATGCTCAAAAACTATCTAAAGTAGATTTATATAAAGTTGAGTCTCTATTAATTAATAGTACTAAAAAATTAAGTGATTTGTATATTTATTTTCTTTGTTTAATTTTAAGGATCAGAAATCATGCTTTAAAATTATACGACGAATATAAACTTCGTTCTAAAAATAAAAATAAAGAAAATAATAATAATGAATTAAAAATAAATTTTATAAAAAATATTGCATACAATAATATAATAAAAATATTATCTACTAATGAAAGTTTAATAAAAGAATACAATTCTAAATCTAAAAAAGAATTATTTAAAAAACAAGATAAATGGATATTTTCTTTTTTAAAAGAAATGGAAAAGACAAACGAAAAAACAATATATTTTCATGAACTTATTTCTTCTTTTGAAGAAGAAAAAAAATTTATTATAAAATATTACAAATTTTTTTTTCTTTTTAATGATAATCTTATAGAATACTTAAACTTAGAAAAATCATGTTTTCTTAATGAAGAAAGTAACTTAGATGTTGCTCATAAAATGGTATGTGAAACTTTTTTTTTAATAAAAAAAACTGACAAAGATAAAGATAAATATAAAAATAATTATATATTATATAATACTAATAAAGAAAATAAAAAATTTTTTTTAAATTTATATAGGAACACAATTATTCATAAAGAAAAATTCAATAATATAATAAACAAAATATCTAATAATTGGAAAGTAAAAAGAATAGCAACTATAGATTTAATTATATTACAAATGGCTATTTGTGAATTTTTATATTTTCCAAATATTCCTCCAAAAGTTACTATGAATGAATATATAGAAATCACAAAAATATTTTGTATGGAAAAAAGCAAAATTTTTATTAATGGAATACTAGATCAAACATTAAAACTTTTACAAAAAGAAAATAAGATATTTAAAATAGGTAAAGGATTAATGTAA
- the idi gene encoding isopentenyl-diphosphate Delta-isomerase: MLYPITINEKHEEDNDLIPIINEKKEIIGFEKKEIIHKKGLLHKAVSIFIFNMKNHLMLQKRSEKKNHSSLLWTNTCCSHPIKNEPVINAAHRCLINEMGFDCFLEQKFCFIYNNSFNNGLIENELDYVFVGYYNKFPIINSEEVNNWKWISWDSLIKSIKSHPNIYTVWLKIIIKNHFKKLFK; the protein is encoded by the coding sequence ATGTTGTATCCTATAACTATAAATGAAAAACATGAAGAAGATAATGATCTTATTCCTATAATTAATGAAAAAAAAGAAATTATTGGATTTGAAAAAAAAGAAATAATACACAAAAAAGGATTATTGCATAAAGCAGTTTCTATCTTCATATTCAATATGAAAAATCATTTAATGTTACAAAAAAGATCTGAAAAAAAAAATCATTCTTCTTTATTGTGGACTAATACATGTTGTAGTCATCCAATAAAAAATGAACCTGTAATTAATGCTGCACATCGTTGTTTAATAAATGAAATGGGATTCGATTGTTTTCTAGAGCAAAAATTCTGTTTTATATATAATAATTCTTTTAATAATGGATTAATAGAGAATGAATTAGATTATGTATTTGTAGGTTATTACAATAAATTTCCAATTATAAATTCAGAAGAAGTTAATAATTGGAAATGGATATCATGGGATTCTTTAATTAAAAGTATAAAATCACATCCAAATATATATACAGTATGGTTAAAAATAATTATAAAAAACCATTTTAAGAAATTATTTAAATAA
- a CDS encoding NAD(P)/FAD-dependent oxidoreductase — protein sequence MNIPKTKKLKRVVVIGAGFAGLQVAKKLRKDKFQVILIDKNNYHTFQPLLYQVATAGLEPDSIAHSIRNIIKNTKNFFFRLANVISININEQKIYTNVGNLYYDYLIVATGSITNYFGNKNIELYSFPMKTIPEALNIRSLILQNFESALLVKNIKEKQRLMTFVIVGGGPTGVELAGALAEMKKYVLPSDYPDLDIQLMEIYLLQASERLLDGMSKESAKQAYKNLEKLGVKIWLNCLVKNYDGEIVFTEKKTEIITYNVIWTAGVKGSIINGFSKEDIKGNRILVNTYLQTINYSNIFAIGDVAYMKMNEKYPNGHPMTAQPAMQQGIYLANNFNNVNFFSNKKNILPFIYKNFGSMATIGRNKAVCDFTFFKLKGSLAWITWMFVHLVSLVGFRNRVIALTNWIIQYFNYHKSVRLIIRPFKRKKKSPKKKFG from the coding sequence ATGAACATACCAAAAACAAAAAAGTTAAAAAGAGTTGTTGTTATTGGGGCAGGATTTGCAGGATTACAGGTAGCAAAAAAACTAAGAAAAGATAAGTTTCAGGTTATTCTTATAGATAAAAATAATTATCATACATTTCAACCATTATTATATCAAGTTGCTACAGCTGGATTAGAACCTGATTCAATAGCACATTCAATTAGAAACATTATAAAAAACACAAAAAATTTCTTCTTTAGATTAGCAAATGTTATTTCAATAAATATAAATGAACAAAAAATTTATACTAATGTTGGTAATTTATATTATGATTATCTAATTGTAGCTACAGGATCTATTACAAATTATTTTGGAAATAAAAACATAGAATTATATTCATTTCCAATGAAAACTATTCCAGAGGCATTGAATATAAGAAGCCTTATCCTTCAGAATTTTGAATCTGCACTATTAGTAAAAAATATTAAGGAAAAACAAAGACTTATGACTTTTGTAATTGTAGGTGGAGGACCTACAGGAGTAGAATTAGCAGGAGCATTAGCTGAAATGAAAAAATACGTGTTACCATCTGATTACCCAGATCTAGATATTCAACTTATGGAAATTTACTTATTACAAGCTTCTGAAAGATTACTGGACGGAATGTCTAAAGAATCTGCAAAACAAGCTTATAAAAATTTAGAGAAACTAGGTGTAAAAATTTGGTTAAATTGTTTAGTTAAAAATTATGATGGTGAAATAGTTTTTACGGAAAAAAAAACCGAAATAATAACTTATAATGTTATTTGGACTGCTGGAGTTAAAGGATCTATTATAAATGGTTTTTCTAAAGAAGATATAAAAGGAAATAGAATTCTAGTAAATACCTATCTTCAAACCATAAATTATAGTAATATTTTTGCTATAGGAGATGTAGCATATATGAAAATGAATGAAAAATATCCTAATGGACATCCTATGACAGCACAACCTGCCATGCAACAAGGAATTTATTTAGCAAATAATTTCAATAATGTAAATTTTTTTTCTAATAAAAAAAATATTCTTCCTTTTATTTATAAAAATTTTGGTTCTATGGCAACTATTGGAAGAAATAAAGCCGTATGTGATTTTACTTTTTTTAAATTAAAAGGATCTTTAGCATGGATAACTTGGATGTTTGTTCATTTAGTTAGTTTAGTAGGATTTAGAAACAGAGTAATAGCTTTAACAAATTGGATAATACAATACTTTAATTATCATAAAAGTGTACGATTAATTATCAGACCTTTTAAAAGAAAAAAAAAATCACCTAAAAAAAAATTTGGATAA
- a CDS encoding DEAD/DEAH box helicase, with translation MKIKKTFKEYNFFNNNIVKALKLMGFIYPTTIQKKVISFLLSSKKDIIALSQTGTGKTAAFGLPIIQNINYELKNPQALILCPTRELCMQITNDLILFSKFLSYIKIISLYGGVSLDSQIIALRKKNHVIVGTPGRILDLIRRKKLHFFDVKYLVLDEADEMVSMGFKETLDYIIKELPKKKQSLLFSATMSKHIEKIARKYLIDPEKIISDKKNIICDDIKHIYYIVNGLNKKYSVLRRIVDINPEIYGIIFCRTRKITKMITEFLIKDGYNADAIHGDLSQAQRGNVMQKFRNKNLQFLVATDVASRGLDINNITHIINYNIPKESEIYIHRSGRTGRAGKRGISVCIINNKEKKKLKEFEKKIGKYFHYIMVPTGKDIFEKQLLHFVRKIKEVIVKDEDIKKILPKIQKKLKYIDKNELIKRLSYIEFSRLINYYKNYN, from the coding sequence ATGAAAATTAAAAAAACATTTAAAGAATATAATTTTTTTAACAATAATATTGTTAAAGCATTAAAGTTAATGGGATTTATATATCCTACTACTATTCAAAAAAAAGTAATATCTTTCTTATTATCTTCAAAAAAAGACATAATTGCTTTATCTCAAACCGGAACTGGAAAAACTGCAGCTTTTGGTCTACCTATAATTCAAAATATTAATTACGAATTAAAAAATCCTCAAGCTTTAATTTTATGCCCAACAAGAGAACTTTGTATGCAAATTACAAATGATCTTATTTTATTCTCAAAATTTTTATCATATATTAAAATAATTTCTTTATATGGAGGAGTAAGTTTAGATAGTCAAATTATAGCACTTAGAAAAAAAAATCATGTTATTGTAGGAACTCCTGGAAGAATTTTAGATCTAATAAGGAGAAAAAAATTACATTTTTTTGATGTAAAATACTTAGTGCTTGATGAAGCAGATGAAATGGTAAGTATGGGTTTTAAAGAGACATTAGATTATATAATAAAAGAATTACCAAAAAAAAAACAAAGTTTATTATTTTCTGCGACAATGTCTAAACACATTGAAAAAATTGCTAGAAAATATTTAATAGACCCTGAAAAAATAATTTCTGACAAAAAAAATATTATATGTGATGATATAAAACATATTTATTACATAGTAAATGGATTAAACAAAAAATATTCCGTTTTAAGGAGAATTGTAGATATAAATCCTGAAATTTATGGAATTATATTTTGCAGGACTAGAAAAATAACTAAAATGATAACTGAATTCTTAATAAAAGACGGGTACAATGCAGATGCTATACATGGGGATCTATCTCAGGCTCAAAGAGGTAATGTAATGCAAAAATTTAGAAATAAAAATTTACAATTTTTAGTAGCAACAGATGTTGCATCTAGAGGCTTAGATATCAACAATATTACACATATTATAAATTATAATATTCCTAAAGAAAGTGAAATTTATATACATAGAAGTGGTAGAACTGGGAGAGCAGGAAAAAGAGGTATATCTGTATGCATAATAAATAATAAAGAGAAAAAAAAATTAAAAGAATTTGAAAAAAAAATTGGTAAATATTTTCATTATATAATGGTTCCTACAGGTAAAGATATATTTGAAAAACAATTACTACATTTTGTTAGAAAAATAAAAGAAGTTATTGTAAAAGATGAAGATATAAAAAAAATTCTTCCTAAAATACAAAAAAAATTGAAATATATTGATAAAAATGAATTAATAAAACGTCTATCATATATAGAATTTAGTCGTTTAATTAATTACTATAAAAATTATAATTAA
- a CDS encoding hotdog fold thioesterase, translating to MKVKNILFELNKIGKYTFLDSMQIKFIYLSNKLDVLIAKMPVTKKILQPFGYLHGGATATLAESVGSSLSLLNLKRYKKKKN from the coding sequence ATGAAAGTAAAAAATATTTTATTTGAGTTAAATAAAATAGGAAAATATACTTTTTTAGATAGTATGCAAATAAAATTTATTTATTTATCTAATAAATTAGATGTTTTAATAGCAAAAATGCCTGTAACTAAAAAAATTCTACAACCATTTGGATATTTACATGGTGGAGCAACTGCAACTTTAGCTGAAAGTGTAGGGTCTTCATTATCACTTTTAAATTTAAAAAGATATAAAAAAAAAAAAAATTAG
- a CDS encoding chorismate-binding protein, translating into MSIKINAFSLYKKIIKNYYNNNSFVVFRMPNDNKIFFYSHCKKYKIKKYSNFFFIQDFYNNFTIEIIPEKIYYIDIQYNTLYLLEKQEKNSHLIYNSYKYKKILENAIKHIIKIQSFEKVVLSRYIEIPFKNFSFKETFEKLIFSYPNTLTSIWYDVNFGIWIGSTPELLMKCVGKKIITEALAGTINCLESNKWTIKEIEEHNIVVKYIVFFFRKYYNYRGILNVENTQSIKIGNLKHLKTVITFSFFKKPNFYKILKKLHPTPSICGYPKIKSLEYIKMNEKYNRSFYTGIIGIGNKKNMDMELYINLRCAKIITSKKIIFYAGSGVTAKSSVIKEYIETENKIKSILSKFFFR; encoded by the coding sequence ATGTCAATAAAAATAAATGCATTTTCTTTATATAAAAAAATAATTAAAAATTATTATAATAACAATAGTTTTGTAGTTTTTAGAATGCCAAATGATAATAAGATATTTTTTTATTCTCATTGTAAAAAATATAAAATAAAAAAATATAGTAACTTTTTTTTTATACAAGATTTTTATAATAATTTTACAATAGAAATTATTCCGGAAAAAATTTATTATATTGATATACAATATAACACATTATATTTATTAGAGAAACAGGAAAAAAATTCACATTTAATTTATAATTCTTATAAATACAAAAAGATACTTGAAAATGCAATAAAACATATAATAAAAATACAATCTTTTGAAAAAGTAGTTCTATCTAGATATATAGAAATTCCATTTAAAAATTTTTCTTTTAAAGAAACTTTTGAAAAGTTAATTTTTTCTTATCCAAATACTTTAACAAGTATTTGGTATGATGTTAATTTTGGAATTTGGATAGGAAGTACTCCAGAATTATTAATGAAATGTGTAGGTAAAAAAATTATAACTGAAGCATTAGCTGGGACTATAAATTGTTTAGAATCAAATAAGTGGACAATAAAGGAAATAGAAGAACACAATATTGTAGTTAAATATATTGTTTTTTTTTTTAGAAAATATTATAATTATAGAGGGATTCTAAATGTAGAAAATACACAATCAATAAAAATAGGAAATTTAAAACATTTAAAGACTGTTATAACTTTTTCTTTTTTTAAGAAACCTAATTTTTATAAAATATTAAAAAAATTACATCCTACTCCTTCTATATGTGGCTATCCAAAAATTAAATCACTAGAGTATATTAAAATGAATGAAAAATATAATAGAAGTTTTTATACTGGAATTATAGGAATAGGAAATAAAAAAAACATGGATATGGAATTATATATAAATTTAAGATGTGCAAAAATTATTACAAGTAAAAAAATAATATTTTATGCAGGAAGTGGGGTAACTGCAAAAAGCAGTGTTATAAAAGAATATATAGAGACAGAAAATAAAATAAAAAGTATTTTATCCAAATTTTTTTTTAGGTGA
- the coaE gene encoding dephospho-CoA kinase (Dephospho-CoA kinase (CoaE) performs the final step in coenzyme A biosynthesis.): MLVGITGKIGSGKSLLSSFFKKKGIPIYSSDNRSKILMNKISFIKNKIIKYFGKDSYKNEKVNKNYLSNIIFNNYFALKLMCKIVHPWINLDFKKWIYTISKKKKNILYAIKESAILFESGSYKKCDTIITTISPMENMIKRVMKRDNITYIDIINRLKNQISNKKRKKKSNIIIYNYSSKIDLQEKAELIHNMIVKKIKKYG; this comes from the coding sequence ATGTTAGTAGGAATTACAGGTAAAATAGGATCAGGTAAAAGTCTATTATCTTCATTTTTTAAAAAAAAAGGAATACCAATTTATTCATCAGATAATAGATCTAAAATTTTAATGAACAAAATAAGTTTTATAAAAAATAAAATAATAAAATATTTTGGAAAAGATTCTTATAAGAATGAAAAAGTAAATAAAAACTATTTATCTAATATTATATTTAATAATTATTTTGCATTAAAATTAATGTGTAAAATCGTCCATCCTTGGATTAATTTAGATTTTAAAAAATGGATTTATACTATTTCAAAAAAAAAAAAAAATATATTATATGCAATAAAAGAATCAGCTATTTTATTTGAAAGTGGAAGTTATAAAAAATGTGATACTATAATAACGACTATATCTCCTATGGAAAACATGATAAAAAGAGTTATGAAAAGAGATAATATAACGTATATTGATATTATTAACCGATTAAAAAATCAAATTTCTAATAAAAAAAGAAAAAAAAAATCTAATATTATAATTTATAATTATTCATCTAAAATAGATTTACAAGAAAAAGCAGAATTAATACACAATATGATAGTAAAAAAAATTAAAAAATATGGGTAA
- the yajC gene encoding preprotein translocase subunit YajC, with amino-acid sequence MIIIFFSLLLQLHPITNTIWMFALIFIIFYFFMIRPQINKQKIEKNFQENLKKGRNIVTNSGLHGKIINITDNFCVLETILGKIKIEKNTISKDSTKLRYGYEWEEEKKNNLKKC; translated from the coding sequence ATGATTATAATTTTTTTTTCTTTATTATTACAACTACATCCTATTACAAATACTATTTGGATGTTTGCATTAATTTTTATCATATTCTACTTTTTTATGATACGACCTCAAATAAATAAACAAAAAATAGAAAAAAATTTTCAAGAAAATTTGAAAAAAGGAAGAAATATAGTAACTAATTCAGGGTTACATGGAAAAATTATAAATATTACAGATAATTTTTGTGTATTAGAAACAATATTAGGAAAAATAAAAATAGAAAAAAATACTATATCAAAAGATTCAACAAAACTTCGTTATGGTTATGAATGGGAGGAAGAAAAAAAAAATAATCTAAAAAAATGTTAG